The Saccharothrix variisporea genome has a segment encoding these proteins:
- a CDS encoding pentapeptide repeat-containing protein gives MRKEQEGPTYEVLRARTVVWLAVLMVTIGIGVATWLVLAYGRDDPRNSLEAIKTAGTIVIGSGGAVALWLAVRRQRTAELAVAQKERELRQKDDEQAHIAREAVERRVTELYTMAAAQLGSDHAHVRIAGIYALERLAQNNTDQRQVIVNVLCAYLRMPHTAEDTDATEPDPERELRRAQDRQVRLAAQRLLATHLRRGPSADAFWPDITLDLAGASLVDFDLGRCHLHSATFDGAQFHGTTEFSLASFSGPVSFTDARFTGDAGFINTTWPESAAFSRARFDHEADFAQATFGSTATFDGAQVTGKADFSGTRFGYVSFDNARFAQAAMFDGARFTGRTHFGADVHSAPHFDGCTYFRAARFDQDVVFGGVRFADIVVFDDAVFHDFVGFHDSVFTSNAIFSETKLLAEARFRRTRFEAAALFGGSEFGRHANFDSALFGGEVNFHQVTFTGDVTCTGAYARLDVETLRIWPPGWLLATPPTPNTTVLPNMPGHWGRLYDR, from the coding sequence TTGAGGAAGGAGCAGGAAGGCCCTACGTACGAGGTCCTGCGGGCACGCACGGTGGTGTGGCTCGCGGTTCTTATGGTCACGATCGGCATCGGCGTCGCGACGTGGCTGGTGCTCGCTTACGGTCGGGACGACCCGCGGAACAGCCTGGAAGCGATCAAGACCGCCGGCACGATCGTGATCGGTTCTGGCGGTGCGGTCGCGCTGTGGCTCGCGGTTCGCCGCCAGCGGACCGCCGAGTTGGCCGTAGCGCAGAAAGAGCGGGAGCTGCGCCAGAAGGATGACGAGCAGGCCCACATCGCTCGTGAAGCGGTGGAACGGCGGGTCACCGAGCTGTACACGATGGCCGCCGCCCAACTGGGCTCCGACCACGCCCACGTGCGGATCGCCGGTATCTACGCGCTGGAACGCCTGGCGCAGAACAACACCGACCAGCGCCAGGTCATCGTCAACGTGCTGTGCGCCTACCTGCGCATGCCGCACACCGCCGAGGACACCGACGCCACGGAGCCCGACCCGGAGCGCGAGCTGCGCAGAGCCCAGGACCGACAGGTCCGGCTGGCAGCCCAGCGCCTCCTGGCCACGCACCTGCGACGAGGCCCATCCGCAGACGCGTTCTGGCCCGACATCACGCTGGACCTGGCCGGCGCCTCTCTCGTCGACTTCGACCTCGGCCGCTGCCACCTGCACAGCGCCACGTTCGACGGCGCCCAGTTCCACGGCACCACCGAGTTCAGCTTGGCCTCGTTCAGCGGCCCGGTGTCGTTCACCGATGCCCGGTTCACCGGCGACGCCGGGTTCATCAACACCACCTGGCCAGAGTCCGCTGCCTTCTCCCGGGCACGGTTCGACCACGAGGCCGACTTCGCGCAGGCCACCTTTGGATCAACCGCCACCTTCGACGGAGCCCAGGTCACGGGCAAAGCCGACTTCAGCGGTACGCGGTTCGGCTACGTCTCGTTCGACAACGCGCGCTTCGCGCAAGCAGCGATGTTCGACGGTGCGCGGTTCACCGGCCGTACTCATTTCGGCGCCGACGTGCACAGCGCGCCCCACTTCGACGGGTGCACCTACTTCCGTGCCGCGCGGTTCGACCAGGACGTGGTCTTCGGCGGCGTGCGCTTCGCCGACATCGTCGTGTTCGACGACGCGGTCTTCCACGACTTCGTCGGTTTCCACGACTCCGTCTTCACCAGCAATGCGATCTTCAGCGAGACGAAACTGCTCGCCGAGGCGAGGTTCCGCAGAACCCGCTTCGAGGCCGCAGCCCTGTTCGGCGGTTCGGAATTCGGCCGCCACGCCAACTTCGACAGCGCCCTGTTCGGCGGGGAGGTCAACTTCCACCAGGTGACGTTCACCGGCGACGTCACCTGCACGGGTGCCTACGCCCGCTTGGACGTCGAAACCCTCCGCATCTGGCCACCCGGCTGGCTGCTCGCCACCCCACCGACCCCGAACACGACAGTTCTGCCCAACATGCCCGGCCACTGGGGCCGCCTGTACGACCGATAA